AGCTACATAaactaatataaatatttgattgagATCAGAGGACCAAAAGTATCCTCAATATGCTTGCCTAAGATTGAATAGCTAACACAAGGCATATTTCCTCCAAAGTCGAAAAGCGACACCAGAATCAAGCATCTAGGAATGTTACCTTTTCCGAAGCGTGAATCTCATGAACTGTCTTTATATATGCTCATTGATATGCTTCTTTTGGAGTAGCATATGTCCCTTCCGATCCAATCTCCCAGCTTCCACTTCGTCTTCCCCAACTTGAGTGTCTCACATCTGATTGCATGATGGGGACTCGCCTATCGGATCCAAAAACAGAATCGCGTTCAGAGGAATTATGGTGGGGAACATCAGTCCCTCTGCTACGAATATCTGCTTCAATATCTTCAATGTTGTGACGCTGCGAGATCTTCAAAAGATCTCCACCGATATCTAGATCATCTTCCACTTTCATGCGTCGGTCCTCACCAGTATCAACAGGTTCAGCATCCCGGGTGGTAGGCAGAGGAGGCCTTTGTGGTTCCTCTTGTACAAATGCTAGGAAGTTGTTTTTTGAAGGTTTTACCTTCGTACAAAATACTTCCAAAAAGTTATTCAAACAACAGCGATCATAAACATTGATTCTGTTATCAGCTCTATAGCGGAAATTTTCGTAGGTTGTCTGCAGAAACATATCAACAAAGAGAATTTGAATTAATTGCAACCGGGTGAAAGAACTATATCATGGAAAAATCACAGATGATACAATAATGATTCACAACAGCCAAAACCACCAGAGAGTTACATTAATTTAATAGGGAAAAAGTCAGATACGgtagaaattttcattttacatCAATTTAATTCCATTGCTCTATCTCAATGCAGTGTTATCCTTAACGAACTTTTGACTGAACTTTGGAATGTGACTACTATATCAAGGGCGTTAATAGCCTCCTTCGGCTTTACTCTCCCCAAGCAATCCAAATCACCACCCTCATGCTTCCCTTCTTTTTCCCTAAAAACAGATTACCACATATACATTTTATCTTCCTTTCAAACAAACGCCAACATATTCCCTTCTTCCCAACCCACTCaatcatttattttttcaagtATAGTAAAGGATTCCAGAACAAGGGAACAACCATGTACCGATGTTCTAGTAGTATGTGCCTAAAAGCccagaaaataaaaagatatccACTTGAGTTATTACCATGGTTTCAATGATTGGCCGTCTACTGTCCAGGTATCAAATTCTGATAAGCAAATAGCACAAATTTTTCAGAGCACAAACTACATTAGCTCTTTCTACAGTTTCTTGAATAATCAAAACCAAAATCTAACCACCAACCAAACAACAGGCAACAAGAACCaaaaaaaagagttaaataAAAAGGACAAATAGATAAAACTATAAATCCAACCTGATTCGTGCCTATTAGATAAAGGTGAAACCCGGTAAGTCCACCAACAAACCACAAGGAAATAAAACAATATGACATCAGAACTACAGAAGGTGGAGATTCTTTCATTGCTTTCCATACAGTCCCATGATAATCATCCATCAGAACCTTGATGTACAAAGCGGACATCGCAAACACGTAGATACAAAGAAGGGCAGCAGAAGacacaaaacaaaagaaaaaccgGTAGTTCCGCTGCACATTGAAGAATTGAAGAGCCAGTTAGGGCAATAAAGTAAAAatacagtaaaaaaaataaagacgtAACACATCTATAAAGGAAAAGCAGGGAGAATCCAAATGTTAACAGTCTCAAGATGGATTCTCATACCAATCCTATGCACTGGCCCACCCAAGGGCAGTGGTGATCAAAACGCTCCACACAATTGTTGCAAATGGAGCAATGTGAACAACGAGGAGGACGATAGAGCATGCAAGTATCACAATATTTAACTCTGACAGGAAGTCCATTAACCATCACTTCTTTACTTCGAGGAAACTGGAGGCTTGGTGTCTGCCGCTCACCAATCTCCACTGATGCTGAATTGTCATAACAAAATTCTTCTTCAGGTGGATGTGAATTACGCGGTACGATACCTGGATCCCGAGCTGAAGTGAGGAGAAGAAGCACCAACACCTGTCAAAATTAGTTAAAATCTCATTATAAACCAATAAAAACTTGGATTAACATAAACCATGCATCAAGAAAAATGCCATCATATCTTGATGCCATTATATAGAGCAGGGTGAAAAGATCAGTGAATAAAGGTAAGTGGAGTGCATAATGGAATAAAGAGGATGGATAACACGAATATAAAAAATCTAAGGGTAATGAAATCAATGCATAAGATATAGCTGGAGCCAATTTGCAATTCACACGCAATTACAACATAACAACAAGCATTTTGTCCAGTAAATCGCTTAATAATCACGGTTGAGCAAGCACAGGTTGGCATTTAATTTAAGCCAGTAATAGATGCACATGATTTGCGTGTGTGAAATAGtggatataatatattataatcttgtaaaaattaaaaagacagatggattttattaaaaaattggaCTATAATAGTAATAAAAGAATTgttgaataacaaataaaatattgggAAAAAAATACTACAATGCAAAATTAAAGCGGGAAATTGGAAAggagttttatatatatatatatattcagacGATCAAATGAAGAGAAGAGAGTGTAGATTGATTTTATAACAAGCTTCACCACGAGATCAAAAAGGGTCCCTTTCttttgtatgtgtgtgtgttatgaCAACAAATTAAATGTAATTTCAAATAAGGAGAATTTTTCATGCCAATGAGCAATGGAGTAAGTACTTGGGAAAAATGGTATGACGTACATGAGAAGATGCAGCCACAATATCTTTGGTGAGAAGGTAAATTAGCATGTCTCTGTTGAGAAACTGggaatttaaataatttcacaCATTGACATACCATAGGGGCCCAAAAAGTTACTATGATGGTCATTGCTTACTATATCGCACCGCTAGCATGTCCCATATCGCACCGCTAGCCTGGTGGGACATGACGGGGTGGTGAAAGGATATGGATGTATAACATAAGAAATGTTCTAAATTGCGGCCCAGGTAGCGGCCGACCGCACCGAAAAAGTGCTAGTCGACCAGCCTAGGCGATCTTAGGTTGATAGTCTGGGTAAGAACGATTTGTATCTGTTAGAAGGAATTTCCAAGATTTCGACATGCTTCGAGAGAATAGCAAAGATTCTAGGAATGATGAGACTGGAGGAGATCACGATTGGAGCCTTAgtaactaaaatttttaaaatttcccttattttttttttatcacacctAGCAACTTCTATGCGGGCGCCTAGTCAGCGCCTAACGAATTTTTGAACCTTGAACATGAGATATGAAAAATTGATAATGTGTGTGGGTTGATTGTTGATTGAATGATCCATGCTCATGTTATGTCCACAACAAACGGTACTTATAGCATACATGACCCTCACCACCAGCCTTCTTTGGCATCAACCATGCATGCTCTATAGGAAGTTTAGGAAATATGGCCAGAAGTAAAATACGAGGATCGCCAAGTCAAATGTCCACACATCCTTGCCGCTTAGAACAACTATGATTGCAATCATACAAAAGGCAGGGGAAAGCGCACACCAGCCAAAAATTCAAAGCATGCCATGTTAGTTCAAAAAGCATCTAAGAGTAAAAGAGTTTTCGCACTAACATGAATTGTGAAGACTATAGCGACAATCATAATAGCATATCCTGCATTATACGAGGAAAACTCGTGGCGAAGATGCCTTgcaacaaaaacacaaaacacAGCGACTGGGCCGATTATTAACAATAAGGTGACGAGCAATGACCTCGCATCAGGGCCAAATATCAATCTCCCACCAAAGAAAAAGATCTGAAAGAGGTGGATGGTGAAGATGTTATTCAATTTATAAAATCCAAAGCAGTAACAAATTATTTATGAGAAGTTATTACATTTATAGTATTTAGTTTCCACAATTTAACCCATTTTGActgtttaataaataaaaatatctaacCACAGTGGATACAAGTTCTCACTGCATACCCTTAGTTTTAATATTCTGTAACTCCATAGATGCACAAGTGCAGGCATACACCAGACACACACATGGCCAATTTTTAGCTCTTATTCCCTGTGCAAGGGACACTTCactttattttatcatgttGGTGGCAAACATAAGTCAGTGCCATAAAACAAGTGTAAGGATGTGTAGTACTTCATGATTCGAAATGCATGTTAGCCCCACATGTAGGCTATAATTACATTATTGGCTGCAGTAAGGAAACCATATGCATACCAATGTCCCCTAAACCATTCTAAGATCACAGTCTCCAATATcaatataaaatgaaatatcCCTCAAAGAAATTGCTTCTAGTCCAAAGATGATAGTAGTTGAGAACATAGAATCATTCATTGTAGAATCCATTTTTCAGATAGCCTTCAGTCCAAGACATGTTTATCGAGTGCTCTGTTGAATCATTTCTTGTATATTTGATAATGAAGAAACTTATAATTCAAGCCCTCACGCTATTTTAAGAAGTTAAGAAGATAGTGTTTTGGTTAAATGTAACAGATGCATTAATCTCTGTTGCCTCACAATTTCCACTTGATTCTTTTTTTGGATACAAATTTAGACGACAATGTGAAAGAGACAGCATCCATCATCATGATACATATTAATCATCTATGATACCTCAATAAAGCAAGAGTTAGCTGTAAAAGCCCGAGCATCAGAGATAAAGTTCACACCCTTCAATTTCAACTAGAGTTATCCAAGTTATCATGATAAGCACTCTATAAAGTCCACAACTTCCCAACAGTACTGGACAAGATCAATTTCCGcttgaacaaaaaaaaaggcACAAAAATGAACttaaaatacttgaaatatttatttttgatgttAATAACACTGATAAAAGGCAAAACAGTGACAGTATAAGCCAGAGTAAAAGCATAACTCAAATCCCAGATAAGAAGAACCCAGAAATTTTGAAGTATGAACAAACAGTAAAGTACCCAAAAAACAAACGCAGAAACAAAAATCTCACATTATTCCCCTTCCAAACTTCGTAAATGCGCTTAGCCATTCAGTATAAACAGCAGCGATGAAGAAAGAATAAAGAGAGCTAAAACTACGCCGCCCTGATCTGTCCTAAGCTGGAAAGGAGTCAAAGATTTGGAACTTGCAGTGATTGTCCATCTCCTTTTTCGAGACGTTCAACCACGACCAAAAGCAATTGCACAAGTGAGCAATTTTCAGTTAGAGAATTGGGCTGAATTTTGAAAAAACGCGACCTTTCGGCAggatttatgaaataaaaagtGGGGGCTTCATAATCTTCTTGGCTTTCTGTGATCTGACGATGAGAGTGGGAGAGCGGGTTTGGAATTTTGGAAATCatggtttatttttaaagtttgggttgattttttttaagatatatTATTTTGGTATATATTCTCCATCTATAATATGTTCAAACGTTATATTTTGAAACATCAATATATATATCGacttttaataaaaatgtataCGAGTGAGCAATAGACGGAGAAATATTTTTGATGTAATATTATCTAATCCTGATAAacaatatcattttcttaatgtAACTCATTTGATGCATATTACGGAGACAGTCGAATTTCTCCATTGTTCTTCCAAACCTACTTTAAACTCATAATCTCCTTATTACAACGACCTATTTTCCCTTCGATCGGAGGGTCTATTTTAAGgtttaaaaagtaaaatgtcCTATATCACAAACACACACCACGGGTGTAAATTACTAATATCGGTACAATGGCAAACTATAACTGATGCCTGGTTGTCTCTGGTCATGCACAACTGTCAACATCATTACAATTTTCtaaattaacaattaaataatatttttagtttgaCGTTGTAAAACAATATTAAAAACTAACCTCCATTCTCGAATTTTAAGATATGGTTACATTATTTCATATTGTTTTTTCAAAAGCACAGGCTTCAAAAGCTGAAGAAGACAGGCTGCTTGCTGTAATGATTCGAACAATAAAAGGAGAAGAGAATTTAACGTGCAAATCAATTAAAAGTTGAACCAAAATATACAGAGAGGTTAAAGGAGTACACTGCATGTGTGACACAAAAAAAGGAACTTCGACGTTCAAAATTCTGTGTTCTTGAGAGCTAAGAAGATCAATTGACGAAATGATTGCAGCACAAGAAACTGAAGAAAAAGCAACCCAAAATTAACAAACAATGTATGATCTTTACATTAAGTGACACTTACGGGCCACGATGATCGAGAAAAGTGTGCATCATTCAAGATCGAGTATAGAAAGGATTTTAACTTGATCCACAAAGTCTGAGCCTTGTAGCATACACTGTTAACATTCCAACAGCACAGCTTCAACATAATACTTACCAACCTTTTCCAGTGCTCGAAACCCCACTTTCAGCAGAAACGATTTCTTCAAATGCTGATAATACATCAGAAGGCATCTCGTTTGACGATCCAGCAACATATACAGAAGCACCTTGACCAAGCAAACTCCGTATCCTAGAGCTTTGCTCCCTGATTTTGTGTTGCACACACACTTTCTGTGGCTGGTCCCTTCAAAACGCAGCATAGAATCCTCCACCCTTGTCTTCGGATATATAGTACCCCTACGTTCTGTGAATGTTTCATCCAAAAATCTCAATAGAGAAAGTCATTATATTTGTTTCTAcataagaagaaaagaaaatgattggAGAAGTTGGGTCAGATTCATTTTGAAGTGCTCTTTCTTCCACAAATCCATGAAAAGGTGCACATCCCGTTCCAGGGCCAATGAGGATAAGAGGAAGGGATGGTGGTGGAGGAGGGAGCGAACCTTTCTTAAACCACGCTGCTATTAGTGCATCTGCTGACAAATAAATACAATTTGTGAAAACATATAAACAGGAAACCAATGTTTTTTTTGGGTATAATAGATCGAAGTCAGAATATGATTATGGACTAACTCTGCTGAGGATCAAGACTCGCTAACCATGACGAGCAAAGACCTGAACGCTTCCTCCTGTATGGGGTCGTCCATGTCACCACACTTATCGTTAAGTGCACTTGATTTGGATGAACTGAATGATAAGAAGAGATGGAGAAGGCTATAATTTTTAATGTAGGAACCAATTGTTCCAACCATTTGAAGGTCATTTGCACAGAAGGGAAATCCTCCAATACCTACATTACAGCGATCGACCACTGAAAATGAGTATGAATGCATGGTAGGAAAGAATTTAGCAATATTTACAGACGACTGGAACTATTTTTCCTTGGTTCATTAAGAAAGAAATCGCAATTTAATTTATGCGTACAAACAAATTTATTTCCTTCATGCAAATGGGTTATGGTATATTTTCCCAAATCCCTAGCTACCTATATACAAATGGCTTGGTGATATATTTTCTCACATCCATCATATAATATGTCAAATAAAGTTGCCAATCAAGGACACTACCATTTTCcttgaaaaatatgaaacatgGAAGGTGAATATCGAATGTCTTGCATTTTCCAGGGATTACACGCAGAAAATTCACAATATCTTGTCACCTCTAAAACAGCTCCTTCTGGTTGTACTGGTACAGATCATCTCTTCCTTCCGACGAGGCAAAATATTAAAGCCTTTCATTCTCTTGTTCAGCACTGGCAAAAACACCCATGACCTAAAGAAACCCGTAGATTAGAAACAATACAACTGAACGTATCTTGATAATAAAGCAGTTGTGCAAGATTAAAATCATATCACGATACAGGATACACCAATCAATCGTGTCGTCGATTCAGAATAATTTGACAAAGCAACTGGTATAGCTTACCTCAAAGAAGTAACACCTAGGAGAAGCTGAGGCCACGTCCATATTTAGCTCAACAAAAGTCTTTAGTTTCACAGGGAACAGGGAGGTATTTATCCCAGCTTTATTCCCTCTCTCTCGATCGGCAGACAAGTATTCTCATGaagataaatttaaagaaagacTAGTTGTTAAACAAAATCAATCCACTTAGATAAAGCACCAAGTACAATTTATTATTGTAACCAATGCCAGTCCAGTGGTCCATGTGTAAcatgcatgtatatatatatggacaACTGATGATTAAACAAGATATGTAGAAAAAGTACGTACAACAGGAATCTATCATGCGAACCTGAATTCTATCTTTTAACATATATAATTCAATTTATGTTTTTAACTGATAATATAATCAGTCTTATGTACATAATTGAACAATGATATTCAATGAAAATGGCGTCCGAACTAAGGAAATGCGTACGAATAGTAAATGTTAATGCTCCGAACTAAGGAAATTacgttgcaaatattttaatccaattataatcaattaaacaataaaaaataatattgtataTAAGATATTCAATAGATACAgatatgcataaaaaaatgtTGTCTTTTTTTATTAGGAAAAACTATATTTATTGGTGTCAACGATATTTCCCAATTTTTTTATGCTTTCCATTTTTTTCTTGGGGCCTCTACTTCAATTGTACCTAGCCCAATAATATTTGGGCCTAGCCCAGATGGAAGTAATTTTGGGCTGAGGCCCTTGATACGATATACATACCGATTTTCCCACGGTTGTAAGAAATCGAAATCACAGTCATGTGAAGAAAGACGAAGGAGACGCCAAACTGTAATTCGTCTGGCGACATGGGAGGCTCTAGGGTTCAACTGAACAAACATCATAAAACCCGATTTGCTTCCAAGTCTTCGCGCAATGTTCACAAAGTTTCTGCAAAAGGTGAAGTTCTTGATTTTCGAATTTCTATTTCTTCTCGGAACAGATAGCCTCAATTTCAATGTATTTTTTCGCTTTCAGATAAAATCAAGAAGTCAAAACCCGAACTCAATGTTTTCATAGGAGCGAAAGCTGTTCGACTTCAGCGCAACAAGATGGTATCGTTAAATTTTATGCAGATTATTTTCTTCTATTCACTTGATTTTCTACGTCTATAGGTGTAAGTGCACTGGGTTTATATCACGAATAACTGGTAAATCGAGTCCGGTAgcattaatttttgaatttactgCATCGTTCAACTGAATTCTAGTTAACAAACATGACTCTGCAGATAAGGGAACAGAAGAGGGCGGCGGTATTGAAAGAGAAGAGGGCATTGTCAGGACAAATGTGTCCTCCTCGTGTTGTTGTATGCACTTTTTTCCCTTGCTCCTTTAAGCAACTAACATAAAgacttaataataataataataataataataataataataataataataaaaaactaaCATAAAGACGCCAATAAAGTTTCtgcttagttttttttttcaaattacatTGTGACAACATGTATGTGTCTTAGGTGCTATTTGGCCTTTTAGCCTCAGTGAACTTGAACTCACTTGAAGAAGACATCCTAACTCTGTTGACTGGAGAGAGAAATGGAGTAAATTTTCCTGCTGTTGCATCATCTGATTACAAGATGAGAGCCACGGTATGTTCACAATATGGTCTATATCCCCAAACATTTTGTGTGTAACTGTGTATCTCAATGATGGATTTTATAGACAGCTCAC
This DNA window, taken from Primulina huaijiensis isolate GDHJ02 unplaced genomic scaffold, ASM1229523v2 scaffold5913, whole genome shotgun sequence, encodes the following:
- the LOC140970379 gene encoding protein S-acyltransferase 8-like isoform X2; the encoded protein is MAKRIYEVWKGNNVLVLLLLTSARDPGIVPRNSHPPEEEFCYDNSASVEIGERQTPSLQFPRSKEVMVNGLPVRVKYCDTCMLYRPPRCSHCSICNNCVERFDHHCPWVGQCIGLRNYRFFFCFVSSAALLCIYVFAMSALYIKVLMDDYHGTVWKAMKESPPSVVLMSYCFISLWFVGGLTGFHLYLIGTNQTTYENFRYRADNRINVYDRCCLNNFLEVFCTKVKPSKNNFLAFVQEEPQRPPLPTTRDAEPVDTGEDRRMKVEDDLDIGGDLLKISQRHNIEDIEADIRSRGTDVPHHNSSERDSVFGSDRRVPIMQSDVRHSSWGRRSGSWEIGSEGTYATPKEAYQ
- the LOC140970379 gene encoding protein S-acyltransferase 8-like isoform X1; the protein is MAKRIYEVWKGNNIFFFGGRLIFGPDARSLLVTLLLIIGPVAVFCVFVARHLRHEFSSYNAGYAIMIVAIVFTIHVLVLLLLTSARDPGIVPRNSHPPEEEFCYDNSASVEIGERQTPSLQFPRSKEVMVNGLPVRVKYCDTCMLYRPPRCSHCSICNNCVERFDHHCPWVGQCIGLRNYRFFFCFVSSAALLCIYVFAMSALYIKVLMDDYHGTVWKAMKESPPSVVLMSYCFISLWFVGGLTGFHLYLIGTNQTTYENFRYRADNRINVYDRCCLNNFLEVFCTKVKPSKNNFLAFVQEEPQRPPLPTTRDAEPVDTGEDRRMKVEDDLDIGGDLLKISQRHNIEDIEADIRSRGTDVPHHNSSERDSVFGSDRRVPIMQSDVRHSSWGRRSGSWEIGSEGTYATPKEAYQ